A region of Astyanax mexicanus isolate ESR-SI-001 chromosome 23, AstMex3_surface, whole genome shotgun sequence DNA encodes the following proteins:
- the cmtm3 gene encoding CKLF-like MARVEL transmembrane domain-containing protein 3 gives MGDMEDPDRPRDPPNPSVLSLLINKELLSSRKGQLLLGEVASSFICFVCFCASAAVAFVTAPLVFFLSALFLLFAYSTKFNQRFKGFHWPLMDFLRCVSASIVYFIISIMAVSKFGDGSSKAAGVFGFIATIVFALDFYFIFNELANFLKGGGSHDEPQNTRDADSDSDSD, from the exons ATGGGAGATATGGAGGACCCAGATCGACCGAGAGACCCCCCAAATCCATCTGTACTTTCTTTACTTATAAACAAAGAATTACTTTCTTCTAGAAAAGGTCAATTACTGCTGGGAGAAGTG GCCTCGTCCTTCATCTGCTTCGTGTGTTTTTGTGCGTCGGCGGCGGTGGCCTTCGTCACGGCTCCACTCGTCTTCTTCCTCAGCGCACTCTTCCTCCTCTTCGCCTATTCCACCAAATTTAACCAGCGCTTTAAAGGCTTCCACTGGCCTCTCATG gactttttgcgCTGTGTCAGCGCCTCCATCGTCTACTTCATCATCTCTATAATGGCGGTGTCTAAGTTTGGGGATGGATCCTCTAAAGCTGCAGGA GTGTTCGGGTTCATCGCCACCATTGTTTTTGCGCTggacttttattttatctttaacgAGCTGGCCAACTTCCTGAAGGGGGGCGGCTCCCACGATGAGCCTCAGAACACACGAG ACGCAGACTCGGATTCTGACTCAGACTGA
- the LOC103043667 gene encoding chemokine-like factor, which produces MAENQSPGGVEVDVGFLKSRRGLLKISELVVLFVAFVCFAVAARPAYIAVACVEFIVTLALLLLYLLKLHKIFTFFFWPLIDVFNSFFAAASMGIISIIAISTYTVTGTIVGAVMGFVVMVLWCVDGYYLFRKITFNQQRAVQS; this is translated from the exons ATGGCAGAAAATCAATCGCCTGGAGGTGTGGAGGTGGACGTGGGCTTCCTGAAGTCCAGGAGAGGCCTGCTGAAGATCTCAGAGCTG GTGGTGCTGTTTGTGGCGTTTGTGTGTTTTGCGGTAGCTGCCAGGCCGGCGTACATCGCAGTCGCATGTGTAGAGTTCATCGTTACActcgctctgctgctgctgtacctCCTGAAGCTCCACAAGATCTTCACCTTCTTCTTCTGGCCTCTCATC GATGTGTTCAACTCATTCTTTGCAGCGGCCTCCATGGGTATAATCAGCATCATCGCTATTTCCACTTACACTGTTACAGGCACTATAGTTGGAGCG gTAATGGGTTTTGTGGTGATGGTTTTGTGGTGTGTGGACGGATATTACCTATTCAGAAAAATCACCTTTAACCAGCAGAGAGCAGTGCAATCCTGA
- the tk2 gene encoding thymidine kinase 2, mitochondrial isoform X2 has protein sequence MKIKMISGLLMRISRTVLPVTSHTPQNLTHTLPLLQLQRRAYHTHNLTGKLVRNGEERKSVICIEGNIASGKTTCLEYFSKTSNIEVLTEPVSKWRNVQGHNPLALMYQDPERWGLTLQTYVQLTMLDRHLSTVAAPVRMMERSIYSAKYIFVENLYKSGKMPEVDFAVLSEWFEWIVKNIAIPVDLIVYLQTTPQTCYERLKQRCREEERVIPMEYLEAIHNLYEDWLIKQTSFKVPAPVLVISADDDLQKMLHQYEENRERILTARRA, from the exons ATGAAGATAAAGATGATCAGCGGATTATTAATGAGAATCAGCCGCACTGTCCTTCCTGTTACTTCACACACACCTCaaaacctcacacacaccttaCCACTACTGCAGCTACAGCGAAGAGCTtaccacacacacaacctcaccg GGAAACTCGTCCGAAACGGAGAGGAGAGGAAATCTGTG ATCTGTATTGAGGGAAACATTGCGAGTGGCAAAACCACATGTCTGGAGTATTTCAGCAAAACCAGTAATATTGAG GTTCTGACAGAACCAGTATCCAAATGGAGAAACGTGCAGGGACACAATCCACTG GCTTTGATGTATCAGGACCCGGAGAGATGGGGACTCACGCTGCAGACATACGTACAGCTGACCATGCTGGACAGACACCTCTCCACAGTA GCGGCGCCAGTGAGAATGATGGAAAGGTCCATCTACAGCGCAAAATACATATTTGTTGAAAATCTGTATAAAAG TGGGAAGATGCCTGAGGTGGATTTTGCAGTTTTGTCGGAGTGGTTCGAGTGGATTGTTAAAAACATCGCCATTCCTGTGGATCTTATCG TTTACCTGCAGACGACTCCTCAGACGTGTTACGAGCGTCTGAAGCAGCGCTGCCGAGAGGAGGAGCGGGTCATTCCCATG GAATACCTGGAGGCTATTCATAATCTGTACGAGGACTGGCTGATAAAACAGACGTCGTTTAAAGTTCCTGCTCCGGTGCTG GTCATCTCAGCTGATGACGACCTCCAGAAGATGCTTCATCAGTATGAGGAGAACAGAGAGAGGATATTAACAGCACGGCGAGCCTGA
- the tk2 gene encoding thymidine kinase 2, mitochondrial isoform X1, whose amino-acid sequence MLSPSQGKLVRNGEERKSVICIEGNIASGKTTCLEYFSKTSNIEVLTEPVSKWRNVQGHNPLALMYQDPERWGLTLQTYVQLTMLDRHLSTVAAPVRMMERSIYSAKYIFVENLYKSGKMPEVDFAVLSEWFEWIVKNIAIPVDLIVYLQTTPQTCYERLKQRCREEERVIPMEYLEAIHNLYEDWLIKQTSFKVPAPVLVISADDDLQKMLHQYEENRERILTARRA is encoded by the exons ATGTTATCTCCTTCCCAAGGGAAACTCGTCCGAAACGGAGAGGAGAGGAAATCTGTG ATCTGTATTGAGGGAAACATTGCGAGTGGCAAAACCACATGTCTGGAGTATTTCAGCAAAACCAGTAATATTGAG GTTCTGACAGAACCAGTATCCAAATGGAGAAACGTGCAGGGACACAATCCACTG GCTTTGATGTATCAGGACCCGGAGAGATGGGGACTCACGCTGCAGACATACGTACAGCTGACCATGCTGGACAGACACCTCTCCACAGTA GCGGCGCCAGTGAGAATGATGGAAAGGTCCATCTACAGCGCAAAATACATATTTGTTGAAAATCTGTATAAAAG TGGGAAGATGCCTGAGGTGGATTTTGCAGTTTTGTCGGAGTGGTTCGAGTGGATTGTTAAAAACATCGCCATTCCTGTGGATCTTATCG TTTACCTGCAGACGACTCCTCAGACGTGTTACGAGCGTCTGAAGCAGCGCTGCCGAGAGGAGGAGCGGGTCATTCCCATG GAATACCTGGAGGCTATTCATAATCTGTACGAGGACTGGCTGATAAAACAGACGTCGTTTAAAGTTCCTGCTCCGGTGCTG GTCATCTCAGCTGATGACGACCTCCAGAAGATGCTTCATCAGTATGAGGAGAACAGAGAGAGGATATTAACAGCACGGCGAGCCTGA
- the si:ch211-189a15.5 gene encoding spermatogenesis-associated protein 2, with protein MTSSAEEDPHPPASPALPASPASPASREDILHTYVTHYRSEWTEGRCGQVCADRQVRARAREVLLREGAEGRFSLLPFFYPAVTQCLQRGAPLTSTCLSQFMKATELLEMMCVNLFLFPWKKEIRTLKKFTGHFVYYIDPGLPNPMTRNILQSIGYTLETDTEYILVDDVDPDVAKQMGFELFLARLECEYLLEAMQQKSHSECMEIIHNRATCPNVLAGSVISPEEEDSQSQSVDHHDTRQEVLEDIEPLSSGPKSNPTTTEEQECLQSLKPSSTLEMVQEVQEVQENTVPEEGRSSRSSQSFMSEDRSILEMQENYPDLAFRQKPIFRKSQKSTQPPKVNEWTRCAEPAPVLLHPTNTDLSGPQSIAMHVEPAVTHRKLQIPEKLESTEPQTAEEKPPLVLRVGSMLQNPGFSPDSSPDDGLVTELAERMCKLQMKDFSADEPLKYPIEETAQAEQCVGCQEFIPISPLRSPEESNPLVVCRPTQQPMCTIAGCGRCSGPSSDLDQNDSIKEPPHSFYIPNCLSAASSALAPPTGHNQNCGETSSLRIHRSPTQQPEDDLLQTYVML; from the exons ATGACCAGCAGTGCTGAAGAAGACCCCCACCCCCCAGCTTCACCTGCCTTACCTGCTTCTCCAGCCTCACCTGCCTCCCGCGAGGACATCCTGCACACCTACGTGACGCACTACCGCTCAGAGTGGACCGAGGGCAGGTGCGGACAGGTGTGCGCGGACAGGCAGGTGAGGGCGCGAGCCCGGGAGGTTCTGCTGAGGGAGGGAGCAGAGGGCAGGTTCTCCCTGCTGCCCTTCTTCTACCCAGCTGTGACCCAGTGCCTCCAGCGAGGAGCTCCACTCACCTCCACCTGTCTCTCCCAGTTTATGAAGGCCACGGAGCTGCTGGAGATGATGTGCGTCAACCTGTTCCTCTTCCCCTGGAAGAAGGAGATCAGAACTCTGAAG AAATTCACTGGACACTTTGTCTACTACATCGATCCAGGACTTCCAAACCCAATGACTCGGAATATTCTTCAGAGCATCGGCTACACCCTGGAGACGGACACTGAGTACATACTGGTGGACGATGTCGATCCGGACGTGGCAAAGCAAATGGGCTTTGAGCTTTTTCTCGCCAGGTTAGAGTGCGAGTACCTTCTGGAGGCCATGCAGCAGAAGTCCCACTCTGAGTGTATGGAGATCATCCACAACAGAGCTACCTGTCCTAATGTTTTGGCAGGTTCTGTGATTTCTCCTGAGGAGGAGGATAGTCAGAGTCAGAGTGTTGATCATCATGATACGAGACAAGAGGTTCTGGAGGACATTGAACCACTAAGTTCTGGTCCCAAGTCCAATCCCACCACGACTGAGGAGCAGGAATGCCTTCAGAGCCTGAAGCCGTCCTCCACCCTGGAGATGGTCCAAGAGGTCCAGGAGGTCCAGGAGAACACAGTTCCAGAGGAGGGACGGTCTTCCCGGTCTTCCCAGTCCTTCATGAGTGAAGACCGGTCCATCCTGGAGATGCAGGAGAATTATCCAGACCTGGCTTTCCGCCAGAAGCCCATTTTCCGTAAATCTCAGAAATCAACACAACCTCCTAAAGTGAACGAGTGGACCAGATGTGCAGAACCAGCACCAGTTCTGCTGCACCCGACAAACACTGACCTGAGCGGACCACAGTCTATCGCTATGCACGTGGAACCGGCTGTGACTCACAGGAAACTACAAATTCCAGAGAAACTAGAG TCCACAGAGCCTCAGACTGCAGAAGAAAAGCCGCCACTGGTTCTTCGTGTTGGATCCATGCTGCAGAACCCGGGATTCAGCCCGGATTCTTCTCCGGATGATGGTTTGGTGACGGAGCTGGCGGAGAGGATGTGTAAACTGCAGATGAAGGATTTCAGCGCAGACGAGCCCCTCAAATACCCCATCGAGGAGACGGCTCAGGCCGAGCAGTGCGTGGGTTGCCAGGAATTCATCCCGATATCCCCCCTGCGCTCCCCGGAGGAGTCCAACCCTCTGGTGGTGTGCCGGCCGACCCAGCAGCCCATGTGCACCATCGCCGGCTGCGGGCGCTGTTCAGGACCCAGCTCAGACCTGGATCAGAACGACTCCATTAAAGAACCTCCACATTCCTTTTATATTCCAAACTGTCTGAGTGCAGCCAGCTCCGCCctggctccccctacaggccaCAATCAGAACTGCGGCGAAACCTCCAGCCTGCGGATCCACAGGAGCCCAACTCAGCAGCCTGAGGACGACCTGCTGCAGACCTACGTTATGCTGTGA